From the genome of candidate division KSB1 bacterium, one region includes:
- a CDS encoding IPT/TIG domain-containing protein, whose product MNKLSSASLIGITLTLMLVMIGCEADVPPSLFDPNVTGNPAPVITAIVPADSALAGIGDIQILGANFSPVIDENLVFFNKTKVPITSASETKLVLKSPNTPSDSIKIKIAVRGAFLFSNVMKYKLKQAVWEYSDIGQYDDAYGIACDQNENLYVSLTTRKVVKITPDGVRNDFGTTSFLKAQAMRVGPDGYLYLSRLTTALYRIPLATGGTSVKWIDAPGKIWDFDFSPSGMMYAGGDNNDLYRIKPDGSGAAVASYPSIYIKAIQVFNGYVYCGGVDKTTNKQYVWRNRIISDDQLGEREVYFDWSTKVDPVSEVQSLVFAADGDLYIGTNAALAILVVHPDGSFEPLYPGVIEPSSYAMAWGSKQYLYVNRRDELNPARKRIIKLFMQKYGAP is encoded by the coding sequence ATGAATAAATTAAGCTCAGCTTCCCTAATAGGAATCACGCTCACATTGATGCTGGTGATGATTGGATGCGAGGCAGATGTTCCGCCGAGCCTGTTCGATCCAAATGTAACGGGAAACCCTGCTCCAGTCATCACCGCTATCGTCCCAGCAGATAGTGCATTGGCTGGGATTGGTGATATTCAGATCCTCGGTGCCAATTTCTCTCCAGTTATCGATGAGAATCTGGTGTTCTTTAACAAGACTAAGGTGCCGATCACCTCGGCCAGTGAGACGAAACTGGTATTGAAGAGTCCCAACACTCCTTCAGATTCCATCAAGATTAAAATCGCTGTGCGCGGGGCGTTTCTGTTCAGCAATGTGATGAAATACAAATTGAAACAGGCTGTATGGGAATACAGTGACATTGGTCAATATGATGATGCCTATGGGATCGCCTGCGATCAAAATGAAAATCTTTACGTATCGTTGACCACTCGAAAAGTGGTGAAAATCACCCCGGATGGTGTCCGCAATGATTTTGGTACCACAAGCTTTCTCAAGGCTCAAGCCATGCGGGTCGGACCAGATGGTTATCTATATTTATCTCGGTTAACCACTGCGCTCTATCGGATCCCATTGGCCACTGGCGGCACATCGGTGAAATGGATCGATGCACCAGGGAAAATTTGGGATTTCGATTTTTCACCCAGCGGTATGATGTACGCCGGGGGCGACAACAACGATCTCTATCGGATCAAGCCGGATGGCTCTGGTGCTGCGGTTGCCTCTTATCCATCGATCTATATTAAGGCGATTCAGGTTTTCAATGGCTATGTCTATTGCGGTGGCGTAGATAAAACCACCAATAAACAATACGTGTGGCGCAATAGGATCATCTCTGACGATCAATTGGGTGAGCGCGAGGTCTACTTCGATTGGAGCACCAAAGTCGACCCCGTTTCAGAGGTCCAATCCCTGGTCTTTGCTGCCGATGGTGACCTTTACATTGGCACCAATGCCGCTCTGGCCATTCTGGTGGTTCATCCCGATGGCAGCTTTGAACCATTATATCCAGGGGTGATCGAACCATCCAGTTATGCGATGGCCTGGGGATCAAAACAGTATCTTTATGTCAACCGACGGGATGAGCTTAATCCCGCCCGCAAGCGGATCATCAAGCTGTTCATGCAGAAATATGGTGCGCCTTAA